TGCTTGTTCTGGCGAAGCAACGATAGTCGCTTTGCAAGAAATCAAAGCTGCTTCACTTTCCTTTTTCCGCCAAGATGCTGAATCCACAGACATTGTGACTCAGTACATGAATGTTTTGCTGACAGAATTCCAAGGAGCGACACCTTCTAATAAGGTACGTCAACGTTCCTCTAGCGACCAACAAGGGTTACAACTGCCGCAGATTTACTTTAATGCGTCAGAACGGCGTCCGAAGTTTGTCATGAAGACTGGGTTATCAGCCAGTGAAAAAATTGAGGTCATCAAAGCAGCCTATCGGCAAATCTTTGAGCGTGACATTACCCGCGCTTATGGACAGTCCATATCTTACCTAGAATCTCAGGTGAAGAATGGCGACATCTCGATGAAAGAGTTTGTTCGCCGTCTGGCAAAATCTCCACTTTACCAAAAACAGTTTTACCAGCCTTTTATTAACAGCCGAGTTATCGAATTGGCTTTCCGTCACATTTTGGGACGGGGGCCAAGTAGCCGTGAAGAAGTACAAAAATACTTCTCTATTATTTCCGACGGTGGTCTGCCAGCTTTAATAGATGCTTTGGTAGATTCTGAAGAATACAGCGACTACTTTGGCGAAGAGACAGTACCTTATTTGCGGGGTCTTGGTCAAGAAGCACAAGAATGTCGCAACTGGGGGCCGCAGCAAGACCTGTTTAACTACAGTGCGCCTTTCCGCAAAATTCCTCAGTTCATCACAACATTCGCTGCTTACGAACAGCCGCTACCAGATCAGCATCCTTACGGTTCTGGTAATGACCCGTTGGAAATTCAATTTGGAGCGATTTTCCCGAAAGAAACTCGCAACCCCAGCACCAGACCAGCTTTCTTTGGAAAAGATACTAAGCGCATCTTGGTTCACCAAGGGCCTGGTATCAATAACCAAAATAGCAATCCTGAAGCGCGGGGTGTAGCACCTGGTAGTTTGGGTGCCAAGGTGTTCAAGCTGGATCAAATTCCTGGCACAATCGGCAAAAAAGTTGGCAAGGGTTCCAGCATCAAATTCTCCGAAACTTCCACGCAAGCAGTGATTAAAGCTGCTTACTTGCAAGTTTTCGGTCGCGATGTCTACGAAGGCCAGCGCCAGAAGGTATTGGAAATCAAGCTAGAAAACGGGGACATCTCTGTACGCGAGTTTATTCGCGGTTTGGCTAAGTCGGATGTTTTCCGCAAGACCTACTGGACATCTTTGTATGTGATGAAGGCGATTGAGTACATCCATCGGCGCTTGTTAGGTCGTCCCACCTACGGTCGTCAGGAAACGAATAAGTACTTTGATATCGCTGCTAAGAAAGGTTTCTATGCAGTGGTTGATGAGATTATCAACAGCGTCGAATACAGTGAGGCATTTGGTGAAGATACAGTTCCATACGAACGGTATTTGACACCTGCTGGTGTGTCCCAGAGGTCACTACGAGTTGGCAGTATTCGCGAGGATATTACTCCTTCAATCCAGAAGCAAGAAACACCACTGTTTGTCACATTGGGTACAGTTACTCAAACACGGACAGAACCCGATGTTCAGGCTCGGATCAATCAAGGTGTTTCCAAACAGCGCGAACAAACGAAAATCTTCAAGTTGGTGGCAGGTATCAAGGACAAAGTTGCGGTACAAACTGCAATCAGTGCTGCCTATCGCCAGATTTTCGAGCGTGATATTGCACCCTACATCGCTTCTTCCGGAGAATTCAAAGCTTTGGAAAGTAAGTTAGGGAATGGCGAGATTACTGTTAAAGAGTTCATTGAAGGTTTAGGTTATTCCAGCCTTTACCGCAAAGAGTTCTACACGCCTTATCCCAACACCAAGGTGATTGAACTGGGAACAAAACACTTTTTGGGAAGAGCGCCTCTAGACCAGGCAGAAATCCGCAAATATAACCAAATTCTGGCAACTCAAGGAATTCGCGCCTTTATCACTGCGATCGTCGGTAGTCAGGAATATGCTGAGGTGTTTGGCGAAGATACGGTTCCTTACCGTCGCTTCCCGACTTTACCAGCGGCAAACTTCCCGAATACTGAGAAGTTGTACAACCAGCTAACCAAGCAAAATGATGATGTGGTTGTACCTAGCTTTGAGCCAGTCAAACCGCGCTTAGCGATCGCAGATGTATCAACTCAAAGCAGTGAACCGTTGACTGTAGGATTGGGTCGTTCCAGTAACTATGCTGTTCCACAGTCAGTAGATCGTCGCCAATCTGCACGGATTTACCGCTTGAGTGTTGGTGCTAACGCAGCAGAAATGCAACAAGCGATCGCTGCTATTTACTCTCAAGTGCTAGATCTATTTGGCAGTGAAGTTCCTGATAATTTCCGCTGCACTGAATTGGACAGCAAATTGCAGAATCGGCAAATTTCTGTGCGGGAGTTTGTTAGAGAACTGGCTAGTTCGGAAATCTATTGCCAACGCTTCTGTACACCTTACCCCAACACCAAGGTGGTTGAGTTCCTATTCCGCCACCTGCTAGGACGCGCAACAGCAACTCAGGACGAAATTCGTACCTATAACGAGTTGTTGTCTATTCGTGGCTTGCGAGGTGCTGTAGAAGCAATTGTCGATAGCCCAGAGTATGTCCGCTACTTTGGTGAAGATGTAGTGCCT
Above is a window of Nostoc sp. UHCC 0702 DNA encoding:
- a CDS encoding phycobilisome rod-core linker polypeptide, whose translation is MSVKASGGSSVARPQLYQTLAVATITQAEQQDRFLGNGELNELASYFASGAKRLEIAQILTENSEIIVSRAANRIFVGGSPMAFLEKPREPELAMAGAASGGNVQDGMKLGTVTYVESRGGFFEGLRSIFNTSPSGPVPQGFRPINVARYGPSNMAKSLRDLSWFLRYATYAIVAGDPNIIAVNTRGLREIIENACSGEATIVALQEIKAASLSFFRQDAESTDIVTQYMNVLLTEFQGATPSNKVRQRSSSDQQGLQLPQIYFNASERRPKFVMKTGLSASEKIEVIKAAYRQIFERDITRAYGQSISYLESQVKNGDISMKEFVRRLAKSPLYQKQFYQPFINSRVIELAFRHILGRGPSSREEVQKYFSIISDGGLPALIDALVDSEEYSDYFGEETVPYLRGLGQEAQECRNWGPQQDLFNYSAPFRKIPQFITTFAAYEQPLPDQHPYGSGNDPLEIQFGAIFPKETRNPSTRPAFFGKDTKRILVHQGPGINNQNSNPEARGVAPGSLGAKVFKLDQIPGTIGKKVGKGSSIKFSETSTQAVIKAAYLQVFGRDVYEGQRQKVLEIKLENGDISVREFIRGLAKSDVFRKTYWTSLYVMKAIEYIHRRLLGRPTYGRQETNKYFDIAAKKGFYAVVDEIINSVEYSEAFGEDTVPYERYLTPAGVSQRSLRVGSIREDITPSIQKQETPLFVTLGTVTQTRTEPDVQARINQGVSKQREQTKIFKLVAGIKDKVAVQTAISAAYRQIFERDIAPYIASSGEFKALESKLGNGEITVKEFIEGLGYSSLYRKEFYTPYPNTKVIELGTKHFLGRAPLDQAEIRKYNQILATQGIRAFITAIVGSQEYAEVFGEDTVPYRRFPTLPAANFPNTEKLYNQLTKQNDDVVVPSFEPVKPRLAIADVSTQSSEPLTVGLGRSSNYAVPQSVDRRQSARIYRLSVGANAAEMQQAIAAIYSQVLDLFGSEVPDNFRCTELDSKLQNRQISVREFVRELASSEIYCQRFCTPYPNTKVVEFLFRHLLGRATATQDEIRTYNELLSIRGLRGAVEAIVDSPEYVRYFGEDVVPYQRFPSLPDGNYLGSVQAD